A window of Hippoglossus stenolepis isolate QCI-W04-F060 chromosome 16, HSTE1.2, whole genome shotgun sequence contains these coding sequences:
- the srebf1 gene encoding sterol regulatory element-binding protein 1 isoform X3 — MQPQTPMQPQTPMQPQPQTQHQVQAQSQQARSNFSSPNVYTTVSPTSISIPATSLSSSPPSLQPVTIHAQLQGLTTTASLLATTTSQPTQTIAQHIQQVPCVSQVLLQPQFIKAESLLLTTLKHDPCIVTTMASPTSLSTTNPVQSTSIQAFMGSGTILTTMPVMVDTDKLPINRIAISGKPLGFPHKGEKRTAHNAIEKRYRSSINDKILELKDLVAGTEAKSLDTVTLKTETTKRQLNKSAVLKKAIDYIRYLQQTNQKLKQENMALKMAAQKNKSLKDLVAMEVDGQADVKNELPTPPASDVGSPTSFSHCGSDSEPDSPMGEETTPATGAVDRSTASSSAGGMLDRSRMALCTFTFLFLSLNPLAALLCSSGSSSAGSAAAATAHHAGRSVLGVNIAAESWGWMDWMLPTILVWLLNGILVSGVLIRLLVYGEPVTRPHSGSSVLFWRHRKQADLDLARGDFAQASQNLWTCLKALGRPLPISQLDLACAALWSLLRFCLQRVWVGRWLAARAGGLRSDRPLQEDACKSSRDAALVYHRLHQLHMTGKLNGSHLSAVHMALSAVNLAECSGSCLPVATLAEVYVSAALRVKASLPRILHFTSRAFLSSARQACLSSSGSVPPAMQWLCHPLGHRFFVDGDWAIRSTPKESIYSQAGNTVDPLAQVTQAFREHLLEKALYCVAQPQTSPSQGEGEYADALQYLQLLISASDAAGATSQSFAIGSNMATVTGCDPHSKWWSSVAVVIINWLQGDDAAAERLYPTVEHLPRSLQNAESLLPKACLNTFRAVRALLSKPENCQLSLSYSDKASAVLRDSLNLGPHCHSSSLDKVIQLLLCDLLLVMRTNVWRLQQQGASPAGSGPVGTSGPAGPHQASPPELQGFQQDLSSLRKLAHTFRPAMRRLFLHEATARLMAGASPTRTHQLLDRSLRRRATPGAKTEECETRPGQREQAEAVMLACRYLPPSFLSAPGQRVGMLADAARTLEKLGDKRTLHDCQQMIIKLGSGTTVTNS, encoded by the exons ATGCAGCCCCAGACTCCCATGCAGCCCCAGACTCCCATGCAGCCccagccacagacacaacatCAGGTCCAGGCTCAGTCTCAACAAGCCCGGAGTAACTTCAGCAGCCCCAACGTCTACACAA CTGTCAGCCCCACCAGCATCAGCATACCCGCCACCAGTTTGTCATCCTCGCCTCCAAGCCTCCAGCCGGTGACCATCCATGCTCAGCTCCAAGGTCTGACCACCACCGCTTCTCTGCTGGCCACCACGACAAGCCAGCCCACTCAAACCATCGCACAACACATTCAGCAAGTACCG TGTGTTTCCCAGGTGTTGCTGCAGCCCCAGTTCATCAAGGCGGAGTCTCTGCTGCTGACCACCCTGAAACATGACCCCTGCATAGTCACGACAATGGCCTCCCCCACATCCCTGTCCACCACCAACCCAGTACAGAGCACTTCAATACAA GCTTTTATGGGCAGTGGCACCATCCTGACCACCATGCCAGTCATGGTGGATACTGACAAGCTCCCAATCAACCGCATCGCCATCAGCGGTAAGCCGCTTGGCTTTCCCCACAAGGGGGAGAAGCGCACTGCTCACAACGCCATCGAGAAGCGCTACCGCTCCTCCATCAACGACAAAATTTTGGAGCTCAAAGACCTGGTGGCTGGTACTGAGGCCAAG TCCCTGGACACAGTCACCCTAAAAACAGAGACGACAAAAAGACAG CTCAACAAGTCTGCAGTGCTGAAGAAAGCCATCGACTACATCCGCTACCTGCAGCAGACCAACCAGAAACTCAAACAGGAGAACATGGCTCTTAAAATGGCTGCCCAGAAAAACA agtCTCTCAAAGACCTGGTTGCCATGGAGGTAGATGGACAGGCTGATGTGAAGAACGAGCTGCCGACCCCGCCAGCTTCTGACGTGGGCTCTCCGACATCTTTCTCACACTGTGGCAGTGACTCAGAGCCCGACAGTCCGATGGGGGAAGAGACCACG CCAGCTACGGGTGCGGTGGACAGATCGACAGCCAGCAGCAGTGCTGGTGGAATGTTAGACCGTTCCCGCATGGCGCTCTGCACCTTCACCTTTCTTTTCCTGTCTCTCAACCCTctggctgctctgctgtgttcaTCCGGCAGCAGCTCAGCTGGAAGCGCTGCAGCTGCCACCGCCCATCACGCAGGCAGGAGCGTTCTGGGTGTGAATATTGCAG CGGAATCATGGGGCTGGATGGACTGGATGCTTCCAACTATACTTGTGTGGCTTCTGAATGGTATTCTGGTGTCGGGAGTTCTGATCCGTCTGCTGGTGTATGGAGAACCTGTAACCAGACCCCACTCTGGATCCTCTGTTTTGTTCTGGAGGCACCGCAAGCAGGCTGACCTGGACCTTGCAAga GGTGATTTTGCCCAGGCCAGTCAGAACCTGTGGACGTGTCTAAAGGCTCTCGGTCGCCCCTTACCCATCTCCCAGTTGGACCTGGCCTGTGCTGCATTGTGGTCTCTGCTAAGATTCTGCCTCCAGCGGGTCTGGGTGGGCCGCTGGCTTGCTGCTAGAGCTGGAGGCCTGCGTTCTGACCGCCCCCTGCAGGAGGATGCTTGCAAAAGCAGCCGTGACGCTGCCCTGGTTTACCACCGTCTGCACCAGCTTCATATGACAG GTAAATTGAATGGCAGCCACCTATCAGCAGTGCACATGGCTTTGAGTGCAGTGAACCTGGCAGAGTGTTCTGGCTCCTGTCTGCCTGTAGCCACTCTGGCTGAGGTCTACGTCTCTGCAGCTCTACGGGTCAAAGCCAGCCTGCCCAGGATCCTGCATTTCACCTCT CGTGCTTTCCTGAGCAGCGCCCGTCAGGCGTGCCTGTCGTCCAGTGGCAGCGTGCCTCCGGCCATGCAGTGGCTCTGTCACCCACTGGGTCACCGCTTCTTTGTCGATGGGGACTGGGCTATTCGCAGCACTCCCAAAGAAAGCATCTACAGCCAGGCTGGCAATACAG TGGATCCTCTGGCCCAGGTGACTCAGGCATTCAGAGAGCACCTCTTGGAGAAGGCTCTGTACTGTGTGGCCCAGCCTCAGACGAGTCCCAGCCAGGGCGAGGG ggAGTACGCCGATGCCCTGCAGTACCTCCAGCTGTTGATTAGCGCATCAGATGCTGCTGGCGCCACATCCCAGTCCTTTGCAATCGGCTCCAACATGGCTACTGTGACTG GCTGCGACCCGCACTCCAAGTGGTGGTCTTCGGTTGCTGTGGTTATCATCAACTGGCTCCAAGGAGATGATGCTGCCGCGGAGAGACTGTATCCGACTGTGGAGCACCTGCCCCGCAGTCTGCAGAATGCAGA GAGTCTTCTGCCCAAAGCGTGTCTGAACACATTCAGGGCAGTGCGAGCTCTGCTGTCCAAGCCAGAAAACTGCCAACTGAGTCTGAGCTACAGCGACAAGGCCAGCGCTGTGCTCCGAGACAGCCTCAACCTAGGACCACACTGCCACAGCTCCAGCTTAGACaag GTCATCCAGTTGCTCCTGTGTGATCTGCTGTTGGTGATGAGGACCAACGTATGGCGTCTGCAGCAACAAGGGGCCAGTCCCGCGGGGTCAGGGCCGGTGGGCACCAGTGGCCCAGCGGGGCCCCACCAGGCCTCTCCACCGGAGCTCCAGGGCTTTCAGCAAGATCTCAGTTCCCTACGCAAGCTGGCGCACACCTTCAGACCTGCAATGCGACGA tTGTTTCTccatgaagctacagccaggcTGATGGCGGGGGCCAGTCCCACCCGCACACATCAGCTCCTGGATCGCTCGCTGCGACGCAGAGCAACCCCTGGAGCCAAGACAG aggagtGCGAGACGCGACCTGGACAGCGGGAACAGGCGGAGGCCGTGATGCTGGCGTGCCgctacctccctccctcctttctgtcgGCTCCCGGCCAAAGGGTAGGCATGCTGGCAGACGCAGCCCGCACCCTGGAGAAGCTGGGAGACAAGCGGACCCTCCACGACTGCCAGCAAATGATCATCAAGCTGGGCAGTGGCACCACGGTCACCAACAGctag
- the srebf1 gene encoding sterol regulatory element-binding protein 1 isoform X4: MDSLSFDDPSLDNLDPTLTLHDPSEIDTALLSDIDDMLQLINNQDMEFGGLFDTPYTGPPPTQELPGLTQPITPAAPPTTTTTPPSSSSILSSNPHLDALLGPPITRSSSTPDKAFQPPTFQQSPLAQVPNSTPRQQPASPQPAQTLRQPQVSLPQPILSPSQPAQAASPHGSPGTSPVFSSTPQTLFISPAPQTPMQPQTPMQPQTPMQPQPQTQHQVQAQSQQARSNFSSPNVYTTVSPTSISIPATSLSSSPPSLQPVTIHAQLQGLTTTASLLATTTSQPTQTIAQHIQQVPVLLQPQFIKAESLLLTTLKHDPCIVTTMASPTSLSTTNPVQSTSIQAFMGSGTILTTMPVMVDTDKLPINRIAISGKPLGFPHKGEKRTAHNAIEKRYRSSINDKILELKDLVAGTEAKLNKSAVLKKAIDYIRYLQQTNQKLKQENMALKMAAQKNKSLKDLVAMEVDGQADVKNELPTPPASDVGSPTSFSHCGSDSEPDSPMGEETTPATGAVDRSTASSSAGGMLDRSRMALCTFTFLFLSLNPLAALLCSSGSSSAGSAAAATAHHAGRSVLGVNIAAESWGWMDWMLPTILVWLLNGILVSGVLIRLLVYGEPVTRPHSGSSVLFWRHRKQADLDLARGDFAQASQNLWTCLKALGRPLPISQLDLACAALWSLLRFCLQRVWVGRWLAARAGGLRSDRPLQEDACKSSRDAALVYHRLHQLHMTGKLNGSHLSAVHMALSAVNLAECSGSCLPVATLAEVYVSAALRVKASLPRILHFTSRAFLSSARQACLSSSGSVPPAMQWLCHPLGHRFFVDGDWAIRSTPKESIYSQAGNTVDPLAQVTQAFREHLLEKALYCVAQPQTSPSQGEGEYADALQYLQLLISASDAAGATSQSFAIGSNMATVTGCDPHSKWWSSVAVVIINWLQGDDAAAERLYPTVEHLPRSLQNAESLLPKACLNTFRAVRALLSKPENCQLSLSYSDKASAVLRDSLNLGPHCHSSSLDKVIQLLLCDLLLVMRTNVWRLQQQGASPAGSGPVGTSGPAGPHQASPPELQGFQQDLSSLRKLAHTFRPAMRRLFLHEATARLMAGASPTRTHQLLDRSLRRRATPGAKTEECETRPGQREQAEAVMLACRYLPPSFLSAPGQRVGMLADAARTLEKLGDKRTLHDCQQMIIKLGSGTTVTNS; this comes from the exons ATATGCTACAGCTCATCAACAACCAGGACATGGAGTTTGGAGGACTCTTTGATACACCATACACAGGGCCCCCACCCACTCAAGAGCTTCCTGGTCTGACCCAGCCCATCACACCAGCTGCCCctccaaccaccaccaccacacctccatcttcctcctccatcctaaGCAGCAACCCCCACCTGGATGCACTTCTGGGCCCTCCCATCACCCGTAGCTCCTCCACCCCAGACAAGGCCTTCCAGCCTCCCACTTTCCAGCAGTCCCCCTTGGCCCAGGTGCCCAACTCCACACCAAGGCAGCAGCCGGCGTCCCCGCAGCCGGCCCAGACCCTCAGACAACCCCAGGTGTCGCTGCCCCAGCCCATTCTCAGCCCGTCGCAGCCAGCCCAGGCTGCTTCACCTCATGGCTCACCTGGAACGAGCCCAGTGTTCAGCTCCACGCCCCAG ACTCTCTTCATCTCCCCTGCACCCCAGACTCCCATGCAGCCCCAGACTCCCATGCAGCCCCAGACTCCCATGCAGCCccagccacagacacaacatCAGGTCCAGGCTCAGTCTCAACAAGCCCGGAGTAACTTCAGCAGCCCCAACGTCTACACAA CTGTCAGCCCCACCAGCATCAGCATACCCGCCACCAGTTTGTCATCCTCGCCTCCAAGCCTCCAGCCGGTGACCATCCATGCTCAGCTCCAAGGTCTGACCACCACCGCTTCTCTGCTGGCCACCACGACAAGCCAGCCCACTCAAACCATCGCACAACACATTCAGCAAGTACCG GTGTTGCTGCAGCCCCAGTTCATCAAGGCGGAGTCTCTGCTGCTGACCACCCTGAAACATGACCCCTGCATAGTCACGACAATGGCCTCCCCCACATCCCTGTCCACCACCAACCCAGTACAGAGCACTTCAATACAA GCTTTTATGGGCAGTGGCACCATCCTGACCACCATGCCAGTCATGGTGGATACTGACAAGCTCCCAATCAACCGCATCGCCATCAGCGGTAAGCCGCTTGGCTTTCCCCACAAGGGGGAGAAGCGCACTGCTCACAACGCCATCGAGAAGCGCTACCGCTCCTCCATCAACGACAAAATTTTGGAGCTCAAAGACCTGGTGGCTGGTACTGAGGCCAAG CTCAACAAGTCTGCAGTGCTGAAGAAAGCCATCGACTACATCCGCTACCTGCAGCAGACCAACCAGAAACTCAAACAGGAGAACATGGCTCTTAAAATGGCTGCCCAGAAAAACA agtCTCTCAAAGACCTGGTTGCCATGGAGGTAGATGGACAGGCTGATGTGAAGAACGAGCTGCCGACCCCGCCAGCTTCTGACGTGGGCTCTCCGACATCTTTCTCACACTGTGGCAGTGACTCAGAGCCCGACAGTCCGATGGGGGAAGAGACCACG CCAGCTACGGGTGCGGTGGACAGATCGACAGCCAGCAGCAGTGCTGGTGGAATGTTAGACCGTTCCCGCATGGCGCTCTGCACCTTCACCTTTCTTTTCCTGTCTCTCAACCCTctggctgctctgctgtgttcaTCCGGCAGCAGCTCAGCTGGAAGCGCTGCAGCTGCCACCGCCCATCACGCAGGCAGGAGCGTTCTGGGTGTGAATATTGCAG CGGAATCATGGGGCTGGATGGACTGGATGCTTCCAACTATACTTGTGTGGCTTCTGAATGGTATTCTGGTGTCGGGAGTTCTGATCCGTCTGCTGGTGTATGGAGAACCTGTAACCAGACCCCACTCTGGATCCTCTGTTTTGTTCTGGAGGCACCGCAAGCAGGCTGACCTGGACCTTGCAAga GGTGATTTTGCCCAGGCCAGTCAGAACCTGTGGACGTGTCTAAAGGCTCTCGGTCGCCCCTTACCCATCTCCCAGTTGGACCTGGCCTGTGCTGCATTGTGGTCTCTGCTAAGATTCTGCCTCCAGCGGGTCTGGGTGGGCCGCTGGCTTGCTGCTAGAGCTGGAGGCCTGCGTTCTGACCGCCCCCTGCAGGAGGATGCTTGCAAAAGCAGCCGTGACGCTGCCCTGGTTTACCACCGTCTGCACCAGCTTCATATGACAG GTAAATTGAATGGCAGCCACCTATCAGCAGTGCACATGGCTTTGAGTGCAGTGAACCTGGCAGAGTGTTCTGGCTCCTGTCTGCCTGTAGCCACTCTGGCTGAGGTCTACGTCTCTGCAGCTCTACGGGTCAAAGCCAGCCTGCCCAGGATCCTGCATTTCACCTCT CGTGCTTTCCTGAGCAGCGCCCGTCAGGCGTGCCTGTCGTCCAGTGGCAGCGTGCCTCCGGCCATGCAGTGGCTCTGTCACCCACTGGGTCACCGCTTCTTTGTCGATGGGGACTGGGCTATTCGCAGCACTCCCAAAGAAAGCATCTACAGCCAGGCTGGCAATACAG TGGATCCTCTGGCCCAGGTGACTCAGGCATTCAGAGAGCACCTCTTGGAGAAGGCTCTGTACTGTGTGGCCCAGCCTCAGACGAGTCCCAGCCAGGGCGAGGG ggAGTACGCCGATGCCCTGCAGTACCTCCAGCTGTTGATTAGCGCATCAGATGCTGCTGGCGCCACATCCCAGTCCTTTGCAATCGGCTCCAACATGGCTACTGTGACTG GCTGCGACCCGCACTCCAAGTGGTGGTCTTCGGTTGCTGTGGTTATCATCAACTGGCTCCAAGGAGATGATGCTGCCGCGGAGAGACTGTATCCGACTGTGGAGCACCTGCCCCGCAGTCTGCAGAATGCAGA GAGTCTTCTGCCCAAAGCGTGTCTGAACACATTCAGGGCAGTGCGAGCTCTGCTGTCCAAGCCAGAAAACTGCCAACTGAGTCTGAGCTACAGCGACAAGGCCAGCGCTGTGCTCCGAGACAGCCTCAACCTAGGACCACACTGCCACAGCTCCAGCTTAGACaag GTCATCCAGTTGCTCCTGTGTGATCTGCTGTTGGTGATGAGGACCAACGTATGGCGTCTGCAGCAACAAGGGGCCAGTCCCGCGGGGTCAGGGCCGGTGGGCACCAGTGGCCCAGCGGGGCCCCACCAGGCCTCTCCACCGGAGCTCCAGGGCTTTCAGCAAGATCTCAGTTCCCTACGCAAGCTGGCGCACACCTTCAGACCTGCAATGCGACGA tTGTTTCTccatgaagctacagccaggcTGATGGCGGGGGCCAGTCCCACCCGCACACATCAGCTCCTGGATCGCTCGCTGCGACGCAGAGCAACCCCTGGAGCCAAGACAG aggagtGCGAGACGCGACCTGGACAGCGGGAACAGGCGGAGGCCGTGATGCTGGCGTGCCgctacctccctccctcctttctgtcgGCTCCCGGCCAAAGGGTAGGCATGCTGGCAGACGCAGCCCGCACCCTGGAGAAGCTGGGAGACAAGCGGACCCTCCACGACTGCCAGCAAATGATCATCAAGCTGGGCAGTGGCACCACGGTCACCAACAGctag
- the srebf1 gene encoding sterol regulatory element-binding protein 1 isoform X1 yields MQPQTPMQPQTPMQPQPQTQHQVQAQSQQARSNFSSPNVYTTVSPTSISIPATSLSSSPPSLQPVTIHAQLQGLTTTASLLATTTSQPTQTIAQHIQQVPVLLQPQFIKAESLLLTTLKHDPCIVTTMASPTSLSTTNPVQSTSIQAFMGSGTILTTMPVMVDTDKLPINRIAISGKPLGFPHKGEKRTAHNAIEKRYRSSINDKILELKDLVAGTEAKSLDTVTLKTETTKRQLNKSAVLKKAIDYIRYLQQTNQKLKQENMALKMAAQKNKSLKDLVAMEVDGQADVKNELPTPPASDVGSPTSFSHCGSDSEPDSPMGEETTPATGAVDRSTASSSAGGMLDRSRMALCTFTFLFLSLNPLAALLCSSGSSSAGSAAAATAHHAGRSVLGVNIAAESWGWMDWMLPTILVWLLNGILVSGVLIRLLVYGEPVTRPHSGSSVLFWRHRKQADLDLARGDFAQASQNLWTCLKALGRPLPISQLDLACAALWSLLRFCLQRVWVGRWLAARAGGLRSDRPLQEDACKSSRDAALVYHRLHQLHMTGKLNGSHLSAVHMALSAVNLAECSGSCLPVATLAEVYVSAALRVKASLPRILHFTSRAFLSSARQACLSSSGSVPPAMQWLCHPLGHRFFVDGDWAIRSTPKESIYSQAGNTVDPLAQVTQAFREHLLEKALYCVAQPQTSPSQGEGEYADALQYLQLLISASDAAGATSQSFAIGSNMATVTGCDPHSKWWSSVAVVIINWLQGDDAAAERLYPTVEHLPRSLQNAESLLPKACLNTFRAVRALLSKPENCQLSLSYSDKASAVLRDSLNLGPHCHSSSLDKVIQLLLCDLLLVMRTNVWRLQQQGASPAGSGPVGTSGPAGPHQASPPELQGFQQDLSSLRKLAHTFRPAMRRLFLHEATARLMAGASPTRTHQLLDRSLRRRATPGAKTEECETRPGQREQAEAVMLACRYLPPSFLSAPGQRVGMLADAARTLEKLGDKRTLHDCQQMIIKLGSGTTVTNS; encoded by the exons ATGCAGCCCCAGACTCCCATGCAGCCCCAGACTCCCATGCAGCCccagccacagacacaacatCAGGTCCAGGCTCAGTCTCAACAAGCCCGGAGTAACTTCAGCAGCCCCAACGTCTACACAA CTGTCAGCCCCACCAGCATCAGCATACCCGCCACCAGTTTGTCATCCTCGCCTCCAAGCCTCCAGCCGGTGACCATCCATGCTCAGCTCCAAGGTCTGACCACCACCGCTTCTCTGCTGGCCACCACGACAAGCCAGCCCACTCAAACCATCGCACAACACATTCAGCAAGTACCG GTGTTGCTGCAGCCCCAGTTCATCAAGGCGGAGTCTCTGCTGCTGACCACCCTGAAACATGACCCCTGCATAGTCACGACAATGGCCTCCCCCACATCCCTGTCCACCACCAACCCAGTACAGAGCACTTCAATACAA GCTTTTATGGGCAGTGGCACCATCCTGACCACCATGCCAGTCATGGTGGATACTGACAAGCTCCCAATCAACCGCATCGCCATCAGCGGTAAGCCGCTTGGCTTTCCCCACAAGGGGGAGAAGCGCACTGCTCACAACGCCATCGAGAAGCGCTACCGCTCCTCCATCAACGACAAAATTTTGGAGCTCAAAGACCTGGTGGCTGGTACTGAGGCCAAG TCCCTGGACACAGTCACCCTAAAAACAGAGACGACAAAAAGACAG CTCAACAAGTCTGCAGTGCTGAAGAAAGCCATCGACTACATCCGCTACCTGCAGCAGACCAACCAGAAACTCAAACAGGAGAACATGGCTCTTAAAATGGCTGCCCAGAAAAACA agtCTCTCAAAGACCTGGTTGCCATGGAGGTAGATGGACAGGCTGATGTGAAGAACGAGCTGCCGACCCCGCCAGCTTCTGACGTGGGCTCTCCGACATCTTTCTCACACTGTGGCAGTGACTCAGAGCCCGACAGTCCGATGGGGGAAGAGACCACG CCAGCTACGGGTGCGGTGGACAGATCGACAGCCAGCAGCAGTGCTGGTGGAATGTTAGACCGTTCCCGCATGGCGCTCTGCACCTTCACCTTTCTTTTCCTGTCTCTCAACCCTctggctgctctgctgtgttcaTCCGGCAGCAGCTCAGCTGGAAGCGCTGCAGCTGCCACCGCCCATCACGCAGGCAGGAGCGTTCTGGGTGTGAATATTGCAG CGGAATCATGGGGCTGGATGGACTGGATGCTTCCAACTATACTTGTGTGGCTTCTGAATGGTATTCTGGTGTCGGGAGTTCTGATCCGTCTGCTGGTGTATGGAGAACCTGTAACCAGACCCCACTCTGGATCCTCTGTTTTGTTCTGGAGGCACCGCAAGCAGGCTGACCTGGACCTTGCAAga GGTGATTTTGCCCAGGCCAGTCAGAACCTGTGGACGTGTCTAAAGGCTCTCGGTCGCCCCTTACCCATCTCCCAGTTGGACCTGGCCTGTGCTGCATTGTGGTCTCTGCTAAGATTCTGCCTCCAGCGGGTCTGGGTGGGCCGCTGGCTTGCTGCTAGAGCTGGAGGCCTGCGTTCTGACCGCCCCCTGCAGGAGGATGCTTGCAAAAGCAGCCGTGACGCTGCCCTGGTTTACCACCGTCTGCACCAGCTTCATATGACAG GTAAATTGAATGGCAGCCACCTATCAGCAGTGCACATGGCTTTGAGTGCAGTGAACCTGGCAGAGTGTTCTGGCTCCTGTCTGCCTGTAGCCACTCTGGCTGAGGTCTACGTCTCTGCAGCTCTACGGGTCAAAGCCAGCCTGCCCAGGATCCTGCATTTCACCTCT CGTGCTTTCCTGAGCAGCGCCCGTCAGGCGTGCCTGTCGTCCAGTGGCAGCGTGCCTCCGGCCATGCAGTGGCTCTGTCACCCACTGGGTCACCGCTTCTTTGTCGATGGGGACTGGGCTATTCGCAGCACTCCCAAAGAAAGCATCTACAGCCAGGCTGGCAATACAG TGGATCCTCTGGCCCAGGTGACTCAGGCATTCAGAGAGCACCTCTTGGAGAAGGCTCTGTACTGTGTGGCCCAGCCTCAGACGAGTCCCAGCCAGGGCGAGGG ggAGTACGCCGATGCCCTGCAGTACCTCCAGCTGTTGATTAGCGCATCAGATGCTGCTGGCGCCACATCCCAGTCCTTTGCAATCGGCTCCAACATGGCTACTGTGACTG GCTGCGACCCGCACTCCAAGTGGTGGTCTTCGGTTGCTGTGGTTATCATCAACTGGCTCCAAGGAGATGATGCTGCCGCGGAGAGACTGTATCCGACTGTGGAGCACCTGCCCCGCAGTCTGCAGAATGCAGA GAGTCTTCTGCCCAAAGCGTGTCTGAACACATTCAGGGCAGTGCGAGCTCTGCTGTCCAAGCCAGAAAACTGCCAACTGAGTCTGAGCTACAGCGACAAGGCCAGCGCTGTGCTCCGAGACAGCCTCAACCTAGGACCACACTGCCACAGCTCCAGCTTAGACaag GTCATCCAGTTGCTCCTGTGTGATCTGCTGTTGGTGATGAGGACCAACGTATGGCGTCTGCAGCAACAAGGGGCCAGTCCCGCGGGGTCAGGGCCGGTGGGCACCAGTGGCCCAGCGGGGCCCCACCAGGCCTCTCCACCGGAGCTCCAGGGCTTTCAGCAAGATCTCAGTTCCCTACGCAAGCTGGCGCACACCTTCAGACCTGCAATGCGACGA tTGTTTCTccatgaagctacagccaggcTGATGGCGGGGGCCAGTCCCACCCGCACACATCAGCTCCTGGATCGCTCGCTGCGACGCAGAGCAACCCCTGGAGCCAAGACAG aggagtGCGAGACGCGACCTGGACAGCGGGAACAGGCGGAGGCCGTGATGCTGGCGTGCCgctacctccctccctcctttctgtcgGCTCCCGGCCAAAGGGTAGGCATGCTGGCAGACGCAGCCCGCACCCTGGAGAAGCTGGGAGACAAGCGGACCCTCCACGACTGCCAGCAAATGATCATCAAGCTGGGCAGTGGCACCACGGTCACCAACAGctag